The following nucleotide sequence is from Microvirgula aerodenitrificans DSM 15089.
NNNNNNNNNNNNNNNNNNNNNNNNNNNNNNNNNNNNNNNNNNNNNNNNNNNNNNNNNNNNNNNNNNNNNNNNNNNNNNNNNNNNNNNNNNNNNNNNNNNNNNNNNNNNNNNNNNNNNNNNNNNNNNNNCCGCTGACCACGACGTATTCACTGACACCTTGTCCCCAACCACTGGACCAGCGGCCGTTTTCGCCAAAGGCTTGAGCCTGGCCGGCGACGGTCAGGGCTGCGAGCAGGAGGAGATATTTCTTCATGGTGGAACCTTTCTTTCATTTTAAATAGACAACAGGCCCGAGCCGGCATGAGCCGACCCGGGCCTTGGTGTTAGCGGCGGAAGAAGTTGAGAAAGGCGGAGAACGCCCGGTTCGCGAGGGGAATAGCGACTTCACGAACCACGATGCCGAGCAGTGAAGACTTGATGCTCTCCCACAGCCCTTGCTCTGCCGCTTGGCGGGACTTTTTTGAGACGTGTTCCTCCCGCGCCTCGCGGGTGATGCTCCAGCGCTTCTCTGCCGGCAGCACGCTGATGACGGTGTCGATCAAGGCCACCAACTGGTAGCCTGCCTCGGCGGAGACGGCACATACCTGGCTGGGGGAAACACCCAACTGCCGGCTGATGCTGGCGCGCTTGGTCTCGATATTGGCGGCCTGACGGGGGCTGGGCAGATTGCGCTGCCAGTCCCATTCACGGCTCGGCTCAATCTTGTCGACCTGGTTGATGACGAAGATCACCGGCACCTGGTGCTGGTCGGCATAGGGCTGCACGATGTCGCGATAAACCTGCTCGTCCACACTCAGCGCCCGGTCGTCAGCCTTGATCACCCACAGGATCAGATCGAGCTCTTTCATCAGGCTGGCATACAGCTCGGTGTAGTCGGCGTCACGGGTGGTGCTTTCGCCCACACCAGGTACATCGAGCAGCGACAGCCCCTTGCCGTTCTGATAGCTGAGGGTGATCTCCTGCGGATGGCGGGTGCAGGCTTCAACATCACTGACGCAGGCCGTTTCCTGACCGAACAGCGCATTGCACAGCGAAGACTTGCCGGCGCCAGTCTTGCCGAGTACGCCGACGACCGCCTGGTATTGCACGACCTGGCGGATACGCGCTCGCACGGCTTCCCGTTGCTCGGCTGTCAGGGCAGTGAGATGGGGACTGAGCTGATCAAACAGCCCGGCCGAGGTATCCGGCTTGGGGCTGGATGGTGGTTCTTCGTCGCCCAGAGCGGGCCATTGGTTGAACATGGGACCCCTCCGTTAGCGTGTGATCAGTAGGCTCAGACCGAACAGGCTGAGCCAGGTCCAGAAATAGGCCGGGCGCTGGCGCAGCGACTGTGCGCGCTTCCACAGATAGACCGGAACAAGCAGCACCAGCTTGCCGAAGGCGGCGGTGTCGACCCCGGCGGCTTTCAGTCGCCGCTCGTCCCACAGGGACAAGCCGCAATTGAGCAGCAGGGTGACGTACCAGTACTGGCCGCTGCTGAGGGCCTGGGTGACTTCGTAATCGACGGTCAGTTCGCTCTGTGCACGCATGCCGGCAAGGGCGGATTCCAGTAGCAGTCCCAGCAGGGGCGCCAGGGCAAGTACCCAGATCACCGTGTTGCTGATGTGGCTGGCTGGCAGTGCCGGCGGCTGTGTGCTGTGGGGCAGGTGAACCGCTAACTGCGTATTGGCAAGGGGGAGCCAGGTGGTGAGGTCGCTGGCCCAGACTAGAGTCTGGCTGTCGAGGGCACCGTGTTCGATCAAGGTCTGCATGGCCTCGGTGCTGATCGGGCCATGGCGCTGGCCATTCTTTTCGTAGTGCCATTCATTCATGGGAATACCTTTCTTGTGGCAGGAGGGGAAGGCCAGCCACATATCTGGAAGTCGTTATTCAACTCATTGGGTTGTATTTCAACCTTACAACACCTTCATGTCAACGGGGTGGTAGTCAACTATCAAGGTTGACTTGGAGGGCGTAATGGCGGAACCGGATATGAAGACGCTGGCGCAGCGGGTAGGCAAAAGCATTGCCCGCCATCGCCAGGCGGTGAATCTGACCCAGGATGAGGTGGCCGAGCGGCTGGGAATTGGCAATGAAGCGGTGTCGCGCATTGAGCGCGGCATCGTCATGCCGACGGTGGCGCGGCTGGTGGAGCTGGCGCAGATTTTTCGTTGTGAGACATCGGACCTGCTCAGTGAGTCGAGCAACCGTCCGCTGGACCAGGAGCATCGCGTCAGCCGGCTGCTGTCGACACTGGGAGCTGAAGATCGTGAGCTGGTGGTCGAACTGGTTGAACGGCTGGTGAGCCGGCTGGCCCGTGCCTAATCGAGCAGAACCAGCGCCTGGTCGAGCGCCTTGCGCTTCAACAGCGACCCCTGACCGAACCAGGCCGAATCCAGTCGGTAGTCCTGGCTGCGCGCCCGGCGGTGGTGGTCAACGTACTCGGTCATCGCATTGACCAGGCCCCAGGCGGTGTTGCGCGCGCCGGGCAGCTCTGCCCCCATGCCAGCGCCAGCATACAACCGTTCGAGCTGCTGCCAGGCACGCGAAGCCACGGTGTCTTCCACTGGGGCTTCGTCCAGTACGTCATGGAAGAACACGCGGGCTTCGTCAGCAGAGACCGGACGCCGGCTTAGTGCCTTGATCTGACCAATAAACGCCTCCCAGCCAGACAGACCGATGCCCAGCGCTTCCTTGACCTGACGCGGGTCGAACACGGTCGAGTGCGGTACCTTGACCGCACCGCTGCGCTCGCCCACTGCCATCTGCAGCGTGTTGTTGCAGACGACCCGCACCGAGGTGAACTGGGCTGTGGTGCACAAAGTGCCATCACAACTGGTCGCCAGCAGCAGATAGGCTTTGACCCGATCACCCCCTTTGAGCACGGTTTCCTGCCCGGTACGCGCCAGCGCCCACAGCTTGCGTCCGCCTTTCAGCACCCCGGCGGTTTCCAGCTCGAAGCCGCCGGCTGAGACCAGATCGTTATAGAAGTGCAGCACATCCTGCGGCTGCACCACCTTGTAGCGTTTGGACACCACCGACAGCGGTGCCAGGGTGTCGGAGCGGTACAGCACCTTGCTGTCCGGGTAGGGGCGCAACAATGACTCGCCGCCTGCGACTTCAAACAGCACGTCGCTGTGCTCGATGGTCCAGTCCATGCCGGCTTCGCGCTGCCAGACGTCCAGCGGTTGCTGGGCGGACAATGGGTTGCCGAGGCCGTGCCAGGGGACTTGGCCGACGTAGACCATGGTTTCGATAAGATGAGACATATCAGACTCCCGGAAAATGCCCTGGTGGTGAGCCAGGG
It contains:
- a CDS encoding GTPase family protein; its protein translation is MFNQWPALGDEEPPSSPKPDTSAGLFDQLSPHLTALTAEQREAVRARIRQVVQYQAVVGVLGKTGAGKSSLCNALFGQETACVSDVEACTRHPQEITLSYQNGKGLSLLDVPGVGESTTRDADYTELYASLMKELDLILWVIKADDRALSVDEQVYRDIVQPYADQHQVPVIFVINQVDKIEPSREWDWQRNLPSPRQAANIETKRASISRQLGVSPSQVCAVSAEAGYQLVALIDTVISVLPAEKRWSITREAREEHVSKKSRQAAEQGLWESIKSSLLGIVVREVAIPLANRAFSAFLNFFRR
- a CDS encoding DUF4339 domain-containing protein, with the protein product MNEWHYEKNGQRHGPISTEAMQTLIEHGALDSQTLVWASDLTTWLPLANTQLAVHLPHSTQPPALPASHISNTVIWVLALAPLLGLLLESALAGMRAQSELTVDYEVTQALSSGQYWYVTLLLNCGLSLWDERRLKAAGVDTAAFGKLVLLVPVYLWKRAQSLRQRPAYFWTWLSLFGLSLLITR
- a CDS encoding helix-turn-helix domain-containing protein; amino-acid sequence: MAEPDMKTLAQRVGKSIARHRQAVNLTQDEVAERLGIGNEAVSRIERGIVMPTVARLVELAQIFRCETSDLLSESSNRPLDQEHRVSRLLSTLGAEDRELVVELVERLVSRLARA
- a CDS encoding DUF932 domain-containing protein, whose protein sequence is MSHLIETMVYVGQVPWHGLGNPLSAQQPLDVWQREAGMDWTIEHSDVLFEVAGGESLLRPYPDSKVLYRSDTLAPLSVVSKRYKVVQPQDVLHFYNDLVSAGGFELETAGVLKGGRKLWALARTGQETVLKGGDRVKAYLLLATSCDGTLCTTAQFTSVRVVCNNTLQMAVGERSGAVKVPHSTVFDPRQVKEALGIGLSGWEAFIGQIKALSRRPVSADEARVFFHDVLDEAPVEDTVASRAWQQLERLYAGAGMGAELPGARNTAWGLVNAMTEYVDHHRRARSQDYRLDSAWFGQGSLLKRKALDQALVLLD